From a region of the Pseudanabaena sp. ABRG5-3 genome:
- the hpsA gene encoding hormogonium polysaccharide biosynthesis protein HpsA, giving the protein MSDSKQSRKLNRFFAEFLAKIRKWLNKIGSPIRISRRFIRLLLNGSSGKKRKAGGFILPTVTLVTLVVSLLVVSTVARSTDRAREASNARVEQVYRSANSAILDRARAKISALIEDPTLPGGTPPESSLYQAITSDNGNYTFADEVRLQIVDPKVNGSPTAINWGAVAISDNDAVGTTWKFPVDTDSNGKFDSFAIYTILFRTTPRDTVTNLNTRAVSPIEVRTPPMDNGVLSGACVNAASSGASTTEGWVTTSDNALKKSFFVYALTVPITTPLNDPSSPLTAAEQASGAFETYAGNPSFSALELQQDRARSPQNNNAVWFEGDLEISRAAAFDLNGRIYTAGNLMLGVESSPIRLFQVSSPSSCYYKEENSKISVAGNVVEGDALVSDNSLSVNSTVGVHLFRGGGVDPTGGNPNTLIGTNAGAGAGQIKIIDNTTQSLEDNDSNRGRDVAFNDFAYNFRVDALVNLADATFSGANVITSGLPSYASITDKDVLTSDPLPVKLDIVKRVIDEGLTTEADFRVARRKALDAYFRLRTRKVPYREVPYGAPNSVIYGGVTPAITTVTTASGSEWQPPIEWMIPAYSNAAPMTGSVSVAADLTNIKAGKSLIRGSAGTTPTTVPPTVAKIGDLTLGQTSTISSASIAALPATKPEDEKVTYEQFLGDRVLVGNNLPALWLKNDGGINRYVGLTEANYLTSNDSIRWNATETSAITASAANSRYRFTQSNSLKSLGVSDRGGFWELNAADNPGFDATGKSTPTTTPVSGGLRVVTSAGVYSRKANQTFLPAPPALVDNPITSNDTSTSSPESDFRYRLNEANFPVVWSDAMPMTGSVTLDTSVTPNVYRPWNWTAGRWANSADAATVTIDALGNTAPNPDNRKGDLQMRATAVYHYKTSAYDPAVPATYQAPIACVSSYYDPTNSVTAQDVSVAGGRSNNGYSYAVGQTAANITSGITFTNSTGLFTVASGADDPADAGVALSSRLAYQANLMFPNGRFANEALRNALIKVAGSQTLTLPDQSAIDSTLCSLQILDGTITKSTTLFPNFAVKEAAFLDGREVKALNQDESLTTPIANSSNRSDLYNLEIEQREPLEIRVTDLDMDILRSTTISGTNNTTNGVNPDYLLPYSGVVYATRDDALPDLSYFDTDTSGNPVTTLMSKRRSLSSTDFRLDPSRRPNGIRLRNGTRLWRGTGTTQPNYSTATQGEKGLILVSNDPVYVKADGGGFNLHTAEEFTTALASDWSNFYTRTTLNPNFAYRPGQAQASSGGSGGDQWRPATVISDGITVQSDSFREGFRDQGDYDLRNNRNSSTNTNWEDRSQTTKLLSQTVGLGSSAALSERQDLPSIKRLSMGFLNNNFVTSSNWLPNATVADTISGNSGSYPAFTALGAATSSSDIDSNLWPGLTTTNTNSYLSNGVTPVQRRVIFGEYGMEICRKVPASECTFSDWVKDGAGTTALPNTSTPAATPSDAPRYIATADERFPRRLSFLRYDDIYKDGNEALIMAAGSCPNLNNWWPMPIGVVNGNTSATAGSNAGYTYPQVLGDRTTPFSLSNSTAYGNVGCPAAHPVVRFDNNNDIGDVEGRSIYTLPQSPPDAGDPLISGAITASNPQNPPLRQGDLPTSYPAPTTANTTASDYVKTNAFAPIAAGGDLPAPNFITPNTNNSTDNPVTWPGHTQRNVVRQYPPATGTSTSLATNDGSGNAVSNPPTNLRLSNNAIYRPYTFRVIVDNPNTANNSDPATGTPATPITVEISTEDPNPASLTGLDSNASHIAKRGLYLGTGATGLQPQVRNTSYGGSATQTTPVNQIGGAPNSESITARGAGTGTDYLSTIYRWNGTTWVPADYVGTPAAGGKQVLKFPDTTNPQCSAITSATTTCFQWVTVLVVRDSAVEERERFRVRIDNPNEKDTGTVLRTVTAPNPTSNANNWDYRWVRIDNDDAPSTGGTPTPTPTPTPTPTPIPTPTPKPTPTPVPTPIPTPTPKPTPTPIPTPTPTPKPVTPTPVPTPTPVVTPTPKPTPTPTPKPTPTPTPTPIPIGPGTLFPQRSFSHTRLPFSAIMPRIPESSPLAAAYPAAPTGTTNYPFPSYAGSAGYSFVPNTKGNSAWGVPVANQFPDIAPDQAPYVPSGTAATENAQTPMLPGMSKLVPQRVARSLWYRTTAANSDTTGDSADTQYENTRNLFIYNTSYDSTAANPSSNGTFNTNQPAPLILPETVCINPTTGLVDKTCTDAGATLNLNLPANTTFPDGSATNQPASSFTVCGATGASRRYQATQQLGTTFLNDITGSSCPTTLGNPRSAIVNFASGLTTTNFTTGQAVSLSGSGTTWSVNAASSTKPNVLDLTAANFTSLLNSTLTLNANGNTDPTFILRAPDSADITIDGLYVKLQGVDPNKVFWLFPRLGPKALTIQGTTAGKPTVLVGNFIGTMPATGGARDTVTGLNIGPTYSGQGVSIRSARFLGFRAVNVKQAATESATAPVVSPAAIGVDSTAMITAMTTVNQPIVVPVIQLHSPIAKTVAASTPAATAAAMPQPTGYNQKYLNGINGNPAAAATAGDGTGQWTQRASAATVNIYFVAGNTPSRSYVPYTTSATAVTPNTTIYTGETGGGLHNFVRFMENWTGQTLQISGGFIQNTRSVFATAPFSATAPYSSLSVTGCTTTLSYATRDTCIETSSDMQTWFTNPAAVTAPLSNFAKYYQSVTVQSVPFYSPPRRKWGFDVGLLVQQPDLFAQRFSQALPNPNEFFREATKDDPWIKTMLCALQPDPAKLETDNTAADIINVGYKQKLGTKPSNYTTYALGSKDRPADCDTAVTANKVYNPA; this is encoded by the coding sequence ATGTCCGACTCCAAGCAAAGCCGCAAACTCAATCGTTTTTTTGCCGAATTTCTTGCCAAGATTAGAAAATGGCTAAACAAAATCGGCAGCCCAATTCGGATTAGTCGCCGCTTTATTCGCCTATTGCTCAATGGCAGTAGCGGGAAAAAACGCAAGGCGGGCGGTTTCATTTTGCCAACTGTGACTTTGGTGACTTTAGTTGTCAGCTTGCTGGTAGTTTCCACAGTTGCACGATCAACTGACCGTGCTAGAGAAGCTTCTAACGCGAGAGTCGAACAAGTATATCGCAGCGCTAACTCGGCGATTCTCGATCGCGCTAGGGCAAAGATTAGCGCCCTGATCGAAGATCCCACTCTACCTGGGGGAACTCCACCTGAATCTTCACTCTACCAAGCCATCACTAGTGACAATGGTAACTACACCTTTGCCGATGAAGTTCGCCTCCAAATTGTCGATCCCAAGGTAAACGGTTCCCCTACGGCTATTAACTGGGGAGCAGTTGCGATCTCTGATAATGACGCTGTTGGTACGACTTGGAAGTTCCCTGTTGATACTGATAGCAATGGTAAATTTGACTCCTTTGCAATTTACACTATTCTTTTCCGTACAACGCCACGGGATACCGTTACTAACCTCAATACCCGTGCAGTTAGCCCCATCGAAGTCCGCACGCCACCGATGGACAATGGGGTACTGAGCGGTGCTTGTGTAAATGCGGCTTCCTCTGGTGCTAGTACAACGGAAGGTTGGGTAACGACATCGGATAACGCTCTCAAAAAGAGTTTCTTTGTCTATGCCCTGACGGTTCCAATTACTACGCCACTCAATGATCCATCTAGCCCTCTTACCGCAGCAGAGCAAGCAAGTGGAGCCTTTGAGACTTATGCTGGCAATCCATCTTTCAGTGCGCTCGAACTCCAACAAGACCGTGCGCGATCGCCACAAAATAATAATGCGGTTTGGTTTGAAGGGGACTTAGAAATATCACGAGCCGCAGCCTTTGACTTGAACGGAAGAATTTATACAGCAGGGAATCTGATGTTGGGGGTTGAAAGTTCTCCCATCAGACTTTTCCAAGTTAGTAGTCCCTCTTCTTGCTATTACAAAGAAGAAAATAGCAAAATTTCTGTAGCAGGGAATGTCGTTGAAGGGGATGCTCTCGTTAGTGATAATTCGCTGAGTGTGAATTCGACAGTTGGGGTGCATTTGTTCCGAGGAGGCGGGGTAGATCCTACGGGTGGTAATCCTAATACCTTGATCGGGACTAATGCTGGAGCAGGCGCAGGACAAATCAAGATCATTGATAATACGACCCAAAGCTTAGAAGATAATGACTCAAATCGGGGGCGTGATGTCGCTTTTAATGACTTTGCCTATAACTTCCGAGTAGATGCACTAGTTAACTTAGCTGATGCCACATTCTCAGGGGCGAATGTCATTACTTCAGGATTACCTTCCTACGCATCGATTACAGATAAGGATGTTCTGACTAGTGATCCACTGCCTGTCAAACTAGATATTGTAAAGCGAGTAATTGATGAAGGTCTAACTACAGAAGCTGACTTTAGAGTTGCTCGCAGAAAGGCTTTAGATGCTTATTTTAGATTGCGGACACGCAAAGTTCCCTATCGTGAAGTTCCCTATGGCGCTCCCAATAGCGTGATTTACGGTGGAGTTACACCCGCAATTACCACAGTTACCACAGCTAGCGGTTCAGAATGGCAACCTCCAATCGAATGGATGATTCCTGCTTATAGCAACGCAGCTCCAATGACAGGGTCTGTCTCTGTAGCTGCCGATCTCACAAACATTAAGGCTGGAAAATCCTTGATTAGGGGAAGTGCTGGCACAACTCCAACTACAGTTCCACCCACGGTCGCAAAAATTGGCGACTTGACTTTAGGTCAAACCAGTACAATTTCATCGGCATCGATCGCTGCTCTGCCTGCCACTAAACCCGAAGATGAGAAGGTTACTTACGAGCAGTTTTTAGGCGATCGCGTATTGGTTGGCAATAACTTACCTGCACTATGGCTTAAAAATGATGGTGGCATCAATCGCTATGTAGGCTTGACGGAGGCAAATTACCTCACCAGTAACGATTCTATTCGCTGGAATGCTACAGAGACTTCCGCGATCACAGCCTCTGCTGCTAACAGTCGCTATCGTTTTACCCAATCAAATTCTCTCAAGTCCTTGGGTGTGTCAGATCGAGGTGGTTTCTGGGAACTCAATGCGGCTGACAACCCTGGCTTTGATGCTACTGGCAAGTCAACTCCCACCACTACACCCGTTAGTGGCGGTCTCAGAGTGGTTACTAGCGCAGGGGTTTACAGCCGCAAAGCAAACCAAACATTTCTACCCGCACCACCTGCTTTAGTTGATAACCCGATTACCTCCAACGACACTTCCACTTCATCACCAGAATCTGATTTTCGTTACAGATTAAATGAAGCGAATTTCCCAGTTGTCTGGAGTGATGCGATGCCAATGACTGGCTCGGTCACACTAGATACTTCCGTAACTCCCAATGTCTATCGTCCTTGGAACTGGACTGCTGGGCGGTGGGCAAATTCGGCTGATGCGGCAACTGTTACTATCGATGCTCTAGGCAATACTGCACCCAACCCTGATAATCGGAAGGGTGACTTGCAGATGCGCGCCACTGCGGTCTATCACTACAAAACATCGGCATATGACCCTGCCGTTCCTGCTACATACCAAGCACCGATCGCCTGTGTCAGCAGCTACTACGACCCCACTAATTCCGTTACTGCTCAAGATGTTTCTGTAGCAGGTGGGCGCTCAAATAATGGATATTCCTATGCTGTTGGTCAAACTGCGGCTAACATCACATCTGGCATCACCTTTACCAATTCAACAGGGCTATTTACAGTCGCTTCTGGAGCTGATGATCCTGCGGACGCTGGTGTTGCTCTATCATCTCGTCTAGCATATCAAGCAAACTTGATGTTCCCTAATGGTAGATTTGCCAATGAAGCATTACGAAATGCGCTCATTAAAGTTGCAGGAAGCCAGACGCTGACTTTGCCTGACCAGTCAGCCATAGACTCAACACTCTGTTCACTACAAATTCTCGATGGCACGATCACTAAGAGTACGACTCTTTTCCCTAACTTTGCAGTGAAGGAAGCAGCATTCTTAGATGGTCGAGAAGTGAAGGCTCTCAATCAAGATGAGTCTTTAACTACACCAATTGCAAATAGTAGCAATCGTTCCGATCTCTATAACCTTGAAATAGAACAGCGTGAGCCGCTAGAAATTCGGGTGACTGATCTCGATATGGATATATTGCGATCAACAACTATCTCAGGAACTAACAACACTACTAATGGCGTAAATCCAGACTACTTACTACCCTACAGTGGCGTTGTCTATGCGACTCGTGATGACGCACTGCCCGATCTGAGCTACTTTGATACTGACACAAGCGGAAATCCTGTCACTACTCTGATGAGCAAGCGGCGATCGCTAAGTTCAACCGATTTTCGTCTTGATCCATCCCGTCGTCCCAATGGCATTCGTCTACGAAATGGAACTCGTCTCTGGCGTGGTACTGGTACTACACAGCCAAACTACAGTACAGCCACTCAAGGCGAAAAGGGATTGATTTTAGTTTCTAATGATCCTGTATATGTCAAGGCTGACGGTGGCGGGTTTAACCTGCACACGGCTGAGGAGTTTACAACTGCACTGGCTAGTGATTGGAGTAACTTCTACACTCGCACCACTCTAAATCCTAACTTTGCCTATCGTCCCGGACAGGCTCAAGCCTCATCAGGAGGATCTGGTGGTGATCAGTGGCGACCAGCGACGGTAATTTCTGATGGTATTACGGTGCAGTCTGATAGCTTCAGAGAAGGCTTCCGCGATCAAGGGGACTATGACCTCCGCAATAACCGTAACTCCTCAACCAATACTAATTGGGAAGATCGCAGTCAAACTACTAAATTACTCAGTCAAACGGTTGGGTTAGGTAGTAGTGCTGCTCTATCAGAGCGCCAAGACTTGCCATCGATCAAGCGCCTGAGTATGGGCTTCTTGAACAATAACTTTGTCACTAGTTCCAACTGGCTGCCTAATGCAACTGTTGCCGATACGATCTCAGGAAATTCTGGCTCCTACCCCGCTTTTACAGCTCTTGGTGCTGCAACTTCTAGCTCTGATATCGACTCCAATCTCTGGCCAGGACTAACTACTACTAACACTAATAGCTATCTCTCTAATGGTGTCACTCCTGTCCAGCGTCGGGTGATCTTTGGCGAATATGGCATGGAGATTTGCCGCAAAGTTCCTGCGTCAGAATGTACTTTTAGTGATTGGGTCAAGGATGGTGCAGGTACAACGGCTTTACCGAATACTAGTACGCCTGCGGCAACACCATCGGATGCCCCTCGATATATTGCGACTGCGGATGAGCGGTTCCCCCGTCGTTTGTCATTCTTGCGCTATGACGACATCTACAAAGATGGCAACGAAGCACTAATCATGGCGGCAGGTTCTTGTCCTAACCTCAACAACTGGTGGCCGATGCCCATTGGGGTTGTGAATGGTAATACCTCAGCAACTGCGGGTTCTAATGCTGGCTATACCTATCCACAGGTATTAGGCGATCGCACCACACCCTTTAGTCTGTCTAACAGCACCGCCTATGGCAATGTTGGCTGCCCTGCGGCACATCCTGTAGTCAGATTTGATAACAATAATGATATTGGTGATGTTGAGGGTAGAAGCATCTATACCTTGCCCCAAAGTCCTCCTGATGCGGGTGATCCCTTGATTTCAGGCGCAATCACCGCTTCTAACCCTCAGAACCCACCTCTACGCCAAGGTGATCTGCCCACAAGTTATCCTGCCCCAACTACTGCCAATACAACAGCCTCCGACTATGTAAAGACTAACGCCTTTGCGCCGATCGCTGCTGGTGGCGATCTACCCGCACCAAACTTTATTACTCCTAATACCAATAACTCCACCGATAACCCCGTCACATGGCCCGGGCATACCCAACGAAATGTTGTCCGTCAGTACCCTCCAGCCACTGGCACAAGTACATCTCTAGCTACTAATGATGGATCGGGAAATGCTGTTTCCAATCCTCCGACTAACCTGAGATTGAGCAATAACGCCATTTATCGCCCCTACACATTTAGGGTAATTGTTGACAATCCCAATACGGCTAATAACAGCGATCCAGCTACTGGAACTCCTGCAACTCCGATCACCGTGGAGATTTCTACGGAAGATCCTAATCCCGCCTCGTTAACAGGATTGGATAGTAACGCATCGCATATTGCTAAGCGCGGACTTTACTTAGGTACAGGGGCGACAGGGCTGCAACCGCAAGTTAGAAACACTTCCTATGGAGGTAGTGCCACTCAAACTACACCTGTCAATCAGATTGGGGGGGCTCCAAACTCTGAATCTATCACTGCGCGTGGAGCTGGCACTGGTACTGACTATCTCTCCACCATTTATCGCTGGAATGGTACAACTTGGGTTCCTGCTGACTATGTGGGTACTCCTGCGGCGGGCGGCAAACAAGTTCTCAAATTCCCCGACACCACTAATCCTCAATGTTCAGCGATCACTTCTGCCACTACCACCTGTTTCCAATGGGTGACAGTCTTGGTTGTCCGCGATAGTGCCGTTGAGGAAAGAGAAAGATTCCGTGTGCGGATTGATAATCCAAATGAGAAGGATACAGGTACTGTATTAAGAACCGTTACTGCTCCCAATCCCACAAGCAATGCTAACAATTGGGATTATCGTTGGGTCAGGATTGACAATGATGATGCGCCATCAACTGGTGGAACGCCAACACCAACACCAACACCAACACCAACACCAACGCCAATCCCCACACCAACACCGAAGCCAACACCAACACCAGTACCAACACCAATCCCCACACCAACACCGAAGCCAACACCAACACCAATACCAACACCAACACCAACACCGAAGCCTGTCACACCAACACCAGTACCAACACCAACACCAGTAGTAACGCCAACACCGAAACCAACACCAACGCCAACACCGAAACCAACACCAACGCCAACACCAACGCCTATCCCCATTGGTCCTGGAACTCTCTTCCCTCAAAGGTCGTTTAGTCATACGCGCTTGCCATTCTCGGCAATCATGCCTCGTATTCCTGAATCTAGCCCCTTAGCTGCTGCCTATCCCGCAGCTCCTACTGGCACAACTAACTATCCTTTCCCCAGCTATGCAGGATCGGCTGGCTATTCATTTGTTCCTAACACTAAAGGTAATAGCGCTTGGGGCGTTCCTGTAGCCAATCAATTCCCCGACATTGCCCCTGATCAAGCACCTTACGTCCCTAGTGGTACTGCGGCGACGGAAAATGCTCAGACTCCGATGTTGCCCGGAATGTCCAAGCTTGTTCCTCAGAGGGTAGCGCGATCGCTATGGTACAGAACTACTGCTGCAAACAGCGACACAACTGGTGATAGTGCTGACACCCAATATGAAAACACGCGCAACCTATTTATCTACAACACCAGCTATGACTCAACCGCCGCTAACCCCTCATCCAATGGCACATTTAATACCAATCAGCCTGCGCCATTAATCTTGCCTGAAACAGTTTGTATCAACCCCACAACGGGCTTGGTAGACAAAACCTGCACTGATGCAGGCGCGACCCTCAATCTCAATTTACCTGCTAACACTACATTCCCCGATGGCAGTGCAACCAATCAACCTGCATCGTCATTTACAGTTTGCGGTGCAACAGGTGCTTCACGCCGATATCAAGCAACTCAGCAGCTTGGTACGACATTCCTCAATGACATTACAGGTAGTAGTTGTCCGACTACATTGGGCAATCCAAGAAGTGCGATCGTGAATTTTGCCTCAGGGTTAACTACTACTAACTTCACTACTGGACAAGCAGTATCGCTAAGTGGCTCTGGTACTACTTGGTCGGTGAATGCAGCTAGCAGCACTAAACCTAATGTCTTAGATTTGACGGCTGCCAATTTCACTTCGCTGCTCAATTCGACCCTTACCTTAAATGCCAATGGCAATACCGATCCAACCTTCATACTTCGCGCACCTGATTCTGCGGATATCACTATTGATGGCTTGTATGTCAAGTTGCAAGGTGTTGATCCTAACAAGGTATTTTGGTTATTCCCTAGATTGGGACCAAAGGCTCTAACGATTCAGGGTACGACTGCTGGCAAACCCACTGTATTGGTTGGTAACTTCATTGGTACAATGCCCGCCACTGGTGGAGCCAGAGATACTGTGACAGGGTTAAATATTGGACCTACTTACAGTGGTCAGGGTGTTTCGATTAGAAGTGCTAGATTCTTAGGATTTAGAGCAGTTAATGTCAAACAAGCTGCGACCGAATCGGCTACTGCACCTGTAGTCTCGCCAGCAGCGATCGGGGTTGACTCCACAGCGATGATTACTGCGATGACCACGGTCAATCAGCCCATAGTCGTTCCCGTGATCCAACTGCACTCACCGATCGCCAAAACAGTAGCAGCTTCTACCCCCGCCGCTACTGCCGCAGCAATGCCACAGCCCACTGGTTATAACCAAAAGTATCTGAATGGTATTAATGGTAATCCTGCCGCCGCCGCAACCGCAGGTGATGGCACAGGTCAATGGACACAGCGAGCAAGTGCCGCTACGGTTAACATTTACTTCGTAGCAGGTAACACCCCATCACGTTCCTATGTGCCATACACCACATCGGCAACAGCAGTTACGCCTAACACCACAATCTATACAGGTGAGACAGGCGGAGGCTTGCACAACTTTGTCCGCTTCATGGAGAACTGGACAGGTCAAACCCTACAGATCTCAGGTGGATTTATTCAAAATACCCGTAGTGTCTTTGCTACTGCACCATTCTCAGCAACTGCCCCCTACAGCAGCTTGTCCGTCACTGGATGTACTACGACTTTGTCCTATGCGACCCGTGACACTTGTATTGAGACCAGTAGCGATATGCAGACTTGGTTTACCAACCCTGCGGCGGTTACTGCTCCCCTCAGCAACTTTGCCAAGTATTACCAGTCCGTCACAGTGCAGTCAGTGCCTTTCTACTCACCACCTCGCAGAAAATGGGGATTTGACGTTGGTTTGCTAGTCCAACAGCCCGACTTGTTCGCGCAAAGGTTCTCGCAAGCGTTGCCCAACCCCAACGAGTTCTTTAGAGAGGCAACCAAAGATGATCCTTGGATCAAAACTATGCTCTGTGCCTTACAGCCTGATCCCGCCAAACTTGAGACAGACAATACCGCAGCCGATATCATCAATGTCGGCTATAAGCAAAAACTAGGTACTAAGCCCTCAAATTACACAACCTATGCGCTGGGCAGTAAAGATCGCCCAGCCGATTGCGATACTGCGGTAACGGCAAACAAGGTCTATAATCCTGCTTAG
- a CDS encoding glycosyltransferase 87 family protein, giving the protein MTNIAKAPLELDSHRFHLGLAIALVFHLILISFPIAFWIDMNLFKAWSLDLVQQGISHFYSYSNCDYPPAYLYILWLIGKIYQLVDPTLSHRDGLLLMAMIKLPPILADIGAAWLIAQILKPYTSLHNAHKLALLYAFNPLMLFVSALWGQVDGVMILLMLGAFYLIQQNYLVRSGLLIAVMVIFKPQGLFLAPFLVLSQWFRQAWWKWVVIEIGGLAIIWLIVEPFYGLKDGLATPFLSLYQRLQSTADYYDFASVNAFNIWGWANWERDYTKFLGINYKVIGLAFLGILMLWLGIFLYQQRHFGAQSLAIATLLIGFFMLPTRMHERYMLYGLAFLAIAIAVIPTIKWIYGGFTVTGAINVGYVYLRYNHEALFNTIPTMWFQSVIYTVSALNVILFVVLLSHTFRSQPLPNKLSAL; this is encoded by the coding sequence ATGACCAATATTGCAAAAGCCCCATTAGAACTAGATTCCCATCGGTTTCATCTAGGATTGGCGATCGCCCTAGTTTTCCATCTGATATTGATCAGTTTTCCCATTGCCTTTTGGATTGATATGAATCTCTTTAAGGCTTGGTCACTAGATTTAGTGCAGCAAGGTATATCCCATTTCTATAGCTACTCCAACTGTGACTATCCTCCTGCCTATCTCTATATACTGTGGCTAATTGGCAAGATTTATCAGCTTGTTGATCCAACCCTAAGTCATCGGGATGGATTATTACTCATGGCGATGATTAAGTTACCACCGATATTGGCGGATATCGGCGCAGCATGGTTGATTGCCCAAATTCTCAAACCATATACTTCACTACACAATGCTCATAAACTCGCTCTACTCTATGCCTTTAATCCATTGATGTTGTTTGTATCAGCATTGTGGGGGCAGGTTGATGGGGTGATGATTTTGTTGATGTTAGGAGCTTTTTATTTAATTCAACAAAATTATTTGGTTAGATCGGGACTCTTAATTGCGGTGATGGTGATCTTTAAACCGCAGGGACTTTTTCTCGCGCCATTTTTGGTGCTTTCCCAATGGTTTCGGCAAGCTTGGTGGAAATGGGTGGTGATCGAGATCGGGGGACTTGCCATCATCTGGCTAATCGTAGAGCCATTTTATGGGCTAAAAGATGGTCTTGCTACCCCCTTTTTATCGCTCTACCAGCGTTTGCAAAGCACTGCTGATTATTATGACTTTGCCTCGGTGAATGCTTTTAATATTTGGGGGTGGGCAAATTGGGAACGGGACTATACAAAATTTCTGGGAATTAACTACAAGGTAATTGGTTTAGCCTTTTTGGGAATCCTTATGCTGTGGTTAGGGATATTTCTCTATCAGCAGCGTCATTTTGGCGCTCAATCTCTCGCAATCGCCACATTACTGATCGGATTTTTTATGTTGCCGACCCGAATGCACGAACGTTATATGTTGTATGGACTAGCTTTTTTGGCGATCGCAATTGCGGTGATTCCTACAATTAAATGGATCTATGGGGGCTTTACGGTTACGGGGGCGATAAATGTGGGCTACGTTTATCTGCGCTATAACCATGAAGCTTTATTTAATACGATTCCCACAATGTGGTTTCAGAGCGTAATCTACACAGTAAGCGCCTTAAATGTCATCTTATTTGTAGTCCTTCTTTCCCACACTTTCCGATCGCAACCATTGCCAAACAAACTTTCAGCACTATGA
- a CDS encoding glycosyltransferase family 2 protein → MNHSLSLSVVIPAYNEAENIGRVIANAVDYLSDRQMQYEIIVVNDGSVDATKAIVMKLASQNSRIRLINHPHNLGYGSALRSGFDQALHEYIFLTDGDGQFAISDLDSFLPYTQKSHHHSQVVIGYRAKRADVFVRSLNAWLYHIFIHWLLGLKVRDIDCAFKLFPRSIYQAIRPIKSDGALFSAEFLLKLQQLPMLEPIIELPVRHFPRKFGVATGANIKVILKMFWECWQLKQECRDHIAIVDVVKT, encoded by the coding sequence ATGAACCATTCACTATCTCTGTCTGTAGTAATTCCTGCCTATAACGAGGCGGAAAATATTGGTCGGGTGATTGCCAATGCCGTTGATTACTTGAGCGATCGCCAGATGCAATATGAAATTATTGTGGTAAATGATGGCTCTGTCGATGCAACTAAGGCGATCGTCATGAAGTTAGCCTCCCAAAACTCAAGGATTCGTTTAATTAATCATCCCCACAATTTAGGATATGGCTCGGCCCTACGCAGTGGATTTGATCAGGCTCTCCATGAATATATTTTCCTGACCGATGGTGATGGGCAATTTGCCATTAGCGACCTCGATAGTTTTCTGCCCTATACTCAAAAATCACATCATCATTCGCAAGTTGTAATTGGCTATCGGGCAAAACGTGCTGATGTATTTGTGCGATCGCTAAATGCTTGGCTCTATCACATTTTTATTCATTGGTTACTAGGTCTCAAAGTCAGAGATATTGACTGTGCCTTTAAACTATTTCCCCGAAGTATTTACCAAGCGATTAGACCGATCAAGTCCGATGGAGCCTTATTCAGCGCTGAATTTCTCTTAAAATTGCAGCAATTGCCCATGCTTGAGCCAATCATCGAATTACCTGTACGACATTTTCCTCGTAAATTTGGCGTAGCGACGGGGGCAAATATCAAAGTCATCCTAAAAATGTTTTGGGAATGCTGGCAACTTAAACAGGAATGCCGCGACCATATCGCGATCGTCGATGTCGTTAAAACATAG